From Bacillota bacterium, the proteins below share one genomic window:
- a CDS encoding ATP-binding protein: MSLVDDLRERLRAAEAAGRTRETLLEFIAQRLPESTVLDYKRTLDLAEPRHRRTLARTVAAFANAHGGVLVLGVAEKDRTGEPDAEAELTPVTTPVGVDLSQQITNIVNDLVRPTPRYDLVTFPAGDGRGVVVFVWAGEDRPYTVQDGADFEVPVRRGTSVVGASREELDRIYEGRTISRMTLEAEGEAECRRYVPAALLDVPLAFIYIVPDIRRPDLLSLEKLNANRVWRPEATYAYRNLPPVFPMVDRWSAHEEAATHEVWTGDRESYWSSVVVYRDGRLAAWYRLLNVTGERVSPVYLIHALHATLGPYARAIREFGLLAGFSVMLSLCNVSRREVDPLVSGDGVKAFAYAPRPRSGRLLAGASHEDVDRLCFWLWEQALRAAGEGRQLHDWSADPIASVVYNYLWHAEPAGLPTI; encoded by the coding sequence ATGTCGCTGGTGGACGATCTTCGCGAGCGCCTTCGCGCAGCCGAAGCGGCCGGGCGGACCAGGGAAACTCTACTGGAATTCATCGCGCAGCGCCTGCCGGAAAGCACGGTCTTGGACTACAAGCGGACTCTCGACCTCGCTGAACCGAGGCACAGGCGGACTCTCGCCAGGACCGTGGCCGCGTTCGCCAACGCCCACGGAGGCGTCCTGGTACTCGGCGTGGCGGAGAAGGATCGGACCGGGGAGCCGGACGCAGAGGCCGAGTTGACGCCGGTGACCACGCCCGTAGGCGTCGATCTGTCCCAGCAGATCACGAACATTGTGAACGACTTGGTCCGGCCCACGCCACGGTACGATCTCGTGACGTTCCCGGCTGGCGACGGTCGCGGCGTCGTGGTGTTCGTGTGGGCCGGGGAAGACAGGCCGTACACCGTGCAGGACGGAGCCGACTTCGAAGTCCCGGTGCGGCGGGGCACATCGGTCGTGGGCGCGTCTCGCGAGGAGCTGGACCGGATCTACGAGGGGCGGACGATATCCCGGATGACTTTGGAGGCCGAAGGCGAAGCAGAATGCAGGCGATACGTGCCTGCTGCTCTGTTGGATGTGCCGCTCGCCTTTATCTACATCGTCCCGGACATCAGACGTCCAGATCTCCTTAGCCTGGAGAAATTGAACGCTAACAGGGTATGGAGACCGGAAGCGACATATGCGTATAGGAATCTGCCACCGGTATTCCCGATGGTTGATCGGTGGAGTGCGCACGAAGAAGCGGCTACGCACGAAGTATGGACAGGAGATCGAGAATCCTATTGGTCCAGCGTCGTGGTGTACCGCGATGGCAGATTGGCCGCTTGGTATCGTCTCTTGAACGTGACTGGGGAGCGGGTTTCCCCAGTGTACCTCATCCATGCGCTTCACGCTACTTTGGGCCCTTATGCGCGGGCCATCCGAGAGTTTGGGCTCCTGGCCGGCTTCAGTGTGATGCTGTCCCTCTGTAATGTGTCTAGGAGAGAGGTCGACCCGCTCGTTTCAGGCGATGGAGTGAAGGCGTTCGCGTACGCTCCCCGACCTCGATCCGGGCGTCTCCTGGCCGGAGCCAGCCACGAGGACGTCGATCGGCTCTGCTTCTGGCTTTGGGAGCAAGCGCTCCGGGCAGCTGGCGAGGGCCGTCAATTGCATGATTGGAGTGCGGATCCGATAGCTAGTGTAGTATACAACTACCTCTGGCACGCCGAACCTGCGGGGCTGCCTACAATCTGA
- a CDS encoding ABC transporter ATP-binding protein has product MIIEVEQVEKVYHRGGIDVHALRGISFSVEKGEFLALTGPSGSGKSTLMHILGALDRPSSGVYKLDGIPVQDRSDEELARIRNRRIGFVFQQFNLLPRLTARQNVELPLLYAGVPARQRRARAEAALAAVGLAERMDHRPSELSGGQEQRVAIARALVTEPAIVLADEPTGNLDSVAGAEVLELFERLNREGMTVILVTHDASVAARARRQLRIRDGRLEADERTPAAAAAAGGGEGEGR; this is encoded by the coding sequence GTGATCATCGAGGTTGAACAGGTGGAGAAGGTCTACCACCGCGGCGGGATCGACGTGCATGCCTTGCGCGGGATCTCGTTCTCGGTGGAGAAGGGCGAGTTCCTCGCACTGACGGGTCCGTCGGGCTCGGGCAAGTCGACGCTGATGCACATCCTGGGGGCGCTGGACCGGCCCAGCTCCGGCGTCTACAAGCTCGACGGGATCCCGGTGCAGGACCGGAGCGACGAGGAGCTGGCGCGGATCCGGAACCGGCGCATCGGCTTCGTCTTCCAGCAGTTCAACCTGCTTCCCCGCCTGACGGCGCGCCAGAACGTGGAGCTGCCGCTCCTTTACGCCGGCGTGCCGGCGCGCCAGCGGCGCGCCCGGGCGGAGGCGGCCCTGGCGGCGGTGGGGCTGGCCGAACGGATGGATCACCGGCCCAGCGAGCTCTCGGGCGGGCAGGAACAGCGGGTGGCCATCGCGCGGGCGCTGGTGACCGAGCCGGCGATCGTCCTCGCCGACGAGCCGACGGGCAACCTGGACAGCGTGGCCGGGGCGGAGGTGCTGGAGCTCTTCGAGCGGCTCAACCGCGAGGGCATGACCGTCATCCTGGTCACCCACGACGCCTCCGTCGCGGCCAGGGCGCGGCGCCAGCTGCGCATCCGCGACGGGCGACTGGAGGCGGACGAACGGACGCCTGCGGCGGCCGCAGCCGCCGGCGGCGGGGAGGGGGAGGGAAGGTGA
- a CDS encoding HlyD family efflux transporter periplasmic adaptor subunit, with protein MRKRSWWKWTLGVLIVLAVVGGGGWYVRARVLKSEPSVRYTTVPARRGDITVTVQADGTLVSPDAVTVGPPEVGGQMVVTAVHVKNGQAVHKGDPLVDLSDPSLDTQIQRDQINVQNALLTLASTLNVPPEQAMSASLPGEIWVTAPSAGRVQSLNVASNQQVKAKDVLATLVDDRTILFQSQVIQPDMERIQPGQKASVVADNFAPEPLPATVVSVDRSGTPGSQTILYTVKLRLTNPGLLKAGMTGQATIQTAQGPLTEQGSFAYNDPVQVLAPRAGTVGTVLVSASQWVDAGQRLFSIATNPADETQVSQQRLQVQAAQLTLQSDLDQKAKLHVVAPVDGVVTDVAVQVGDSVGQGGSAGGQDAGSSGASGGSANSGGLLTIRPQGEIDLEANVSELDIGQIHVGQPATVTVDAFPGKLFQGTVSDIAGQATSQNGVATFPVWISIQQPTGLLPGMTGHAQIVVTQRQNVLRVPTEAVVQPSGGLSAAPNSRGLVQVLENGQPVRKVVELGVVTPRWAEIVSGLSEGEQVIVATSQASSSGGTPQAGFRPFGLGGEGGRGFDLGGGRPGGGGFGNGGRPASGGGFGGGGGGTGGAGGGTGGSGR; from the coding sequence GTGCGCAAGCGAAGCTGGTGGAAGTGGACGCTCGGCGTCCTGATCGTGCTCGCGGTGGTCGGGGGCGGCGGATGGTACGTCCGCGCCCGCGTCCTCAAGTCCGAGCCGTCCGTCCGGTACACCACCGTACCGGCGCGCCGCGGTGACATCACCGTCACGGTCCAGGCCGACGGGACGCTGGTCAGCCCCGATGCGGTGACGGTCGGACCTCCCGAGGTGGGCGGCCAGATGGTGGTCACCGCCGTCCACGTCAAGAACGGGCAGGCGGTGCACAAGGGCGATCCTCTGGTCGACCTGAGCGACCCAAGCCTCGACACCCAGATCCAGAGGGATCAGATCAACGTGCAGAACGCCCTCCTGACGCTCGCCAGCACGTTGAACGTCCCGCCCGAGCAGGCGATGTCCGCCTCCCTTCCTGGCGAGATCTGGGTGACGGCGCCGTCGGCGGGCCGGGTGCAATCGCTGAACGTCGCTTCCAACCAGCAAGTCAAGGCCAAGGACGTGCTGGCCACGCTGGTCGACGACCGGACGATCCTCTTCCAGAGCCAGGTGATCCAGCCGGACATGGAGCGGATCCAGCCGGGTCAGAAGGCGAGCGTCGTCGCGGACAACTTCGCGCCCGAGCCGCTCCCGGCGACGGTGGTCAGCGTCGACCGGAGCGGCACGCCGGGCTCGCAGACCATCCTCTACACCGTCAAGCTCCGCCTGACCAACCCCGGCCTGCTGAAGGCGGGGATGACGGGCCAGGCGACGATCCAGACGGCTCAGGGGCCGCTGACGGAGCAGGGCAGCTTCGCCTACAACGACCCGGTCCAGGTCCTGGCGCCGCGAGCCGGGACGGTGGGGACGGTGCTGGTGAGCGCCAGCCAATGGGTCGATGCCGGCCAGCGCCTCTTCTCCATCGCCACCAACCCCGCCGACGAGACCCAGGTCAGCCAGCAAAGGCTTCAGGTCCAGGCGGCGCAGCTGACGCTCCAGTCCGACCTGGACCAGAAGGCGAAGTTGCACGTGGTCGCGCCCGTGGACGGCGTGGTCACCGACGTCGCGGTGCAGGTGGGGGACAGCGTGGGCCAAGGCGGCTCGGCCGGTGGGCAGGACGCAGGAAGCTCGGGAGCCAGCGGCGGCTCCGCCAACTCCGGCGGTCTTCTCACCATCCGGCCCCAGGGCGAGATCGATCTCGAGGCCAACGTCAGCGAGCTCGACATCGGCCAGATCCACGTGGGCCAGCCGGCCACGGTGACCGTGGACGCCTTCCCGGGGAAGCTCTTCCAGGGCACGGTGAGCGACATCGCCGGGCAGGCGACCTCGCAGAACGGGGTGGCCACCTTCCCGGTCTGGATCTCGATCCAGCAGCCGACGGGGCTCTTGCCGGGCATGACCGGCCACGCCCAGATCGTCGTCACCCAGCGGCAGAACGTGCTCCGCGTGCCGACGGAGGCGGTGGTCCAGCCCTCGGGCGGGCTGAGCGCGGCGCCCAACAGCCGCGGCCTCGTGCAGGTGCTTGAGAACGGGCAGCCGGTCAGGAAGGTGGTCGAGCTCGGCGTCGTCACCCCGCGCTGGGCGGAGATCGTCTCCGGGCTGAGCGAGGGGGAGCAGGTGATCGTGGCCACAAGCCAGGCTTCGTCGAGCGGGGGCACGCCGCAGGCGGGCTTCCGCCCCTTCGGCCTGGGCGGGGAGGGCGGCCGCGGCTTTGACCTCGGAGGCGGTCGACCGGGAGGCGGTGGCTTCGGCAACGGAGGTCGCCCGGCCTCGGGTGGCGGCTTCGGCGGAGGAGGCGGCGGTACGGGAGGCGCAGGCGGCGGCACGGGAGGCTCCGGCCGGTGA
- the mgtA gene encoding magnesium-translocating P-type ATPase yields the protein MSTVLQRRSRTAVERQDHERTDALLRMSDLPEEQVVEELGTTWNGLSDAEAEARLDRYGPNEVPERQQPSWARRLWDAFVDPFIVVLLILAAVSTFTDILFVAPKERDPSSVIIMMTMVLVSGALRFLQEWRSDEAAKRLRALVTLTALVERREAGKQERPFSVLVPGDIVHLAAGDMIPADLRILVAKDLFVNQSVLTGESEPVEKVSSPCVGGAERPSGNPVERPNLAFMGSNVVSGTAVGVVLATGRQTYFGSVAESLATRREATGFEIGVRRTSWLLIRFMVAMVPVVFFLNLLTKSEWLDSLLFALAVAVGLTPEMLPMIVSVGLAKGAVIMSQKKVIVKRLGAMQNFGAMDVLCTDKTGTLTQDRVVLEFFLDVHGDEEPRVLKHAYINSYFQTGLKNVLDRAILAHAGEEFAWIEQNYEKVDEIPFDFVRKRMSVVVRDRTGKTQLITKGAVEELLAISSHVEYRGQVVPLTGELRAEILTTVRQLNEKGLRVIAVAQKTNPPAAGAFTVADESDMVLMGYLAFLDPPKESAPQTIRTLREYGVNLKILTGDSDVVTRAIAGKVDIPADRVLLGSDVDRMDDGALRRAVEETMIFARLTPAHKARIVRALRANGHAVGFLGDGINDAPAMHAADIGISVENAVDIAKEAADIILLERDLRVVVDGIIEGRRTFGNIVKYIKITASSNFGNVFSVLVASWLLPFLPMTPLELLFLNLTYDLAMTTMPWDRMDREYLLRPRQWDAPAIGRYMVWFGPTSSVFDVTTYALMFFLVAPATVGGAYAVLPEPLKAQFVALFQSGWFVESLWTQTLVVHMLRTEKVPFLQSLAGLPVLLATGAAVAVDTVIPFTRLGAHLGMSPLPAFYFPWLLATLLGYLTLAQRVKSRFIRRFGALI from the coding sequence ATGTCCACGGTTCTGCAGCGCCGGTCCCGGACCGCCGTGGAGCGCCAGGACCACGAGAGGACGGATGCGCTCCTCCGCATGAGCGACCTTCCGGAGGAGCAGGTCGTCGAGGAACTGGGGACGACATGGAACGGCCTGAGCGATGCCGAGGCGGAGGCCCGTCTGGACCGTTACGGTCCGAACGAGGTCCCCGAGAGGCAGCAGCCCTCCTGGGCCAGGCGGCTGTGGGACGCCTTCGTCGATCCCTTCATCGTCGTGCTGCTCATCCTGGCCGCCGTCTCCACCTTCACGGACATCCTGTTCGTGGCGCCGAAGGAGCGCGATCCGTCGAGCGTGATCATCATGATGACCATGGTCCTCGTCAGCGGAGCGCTCCGCTTCCTCCAGGAATGGCGGTCTGACGAGGCGGCGAAGAGGCTCAGGGCCCTCGTGACCCTGACCGCCCTCGTCGAGCGCAGGGAGGCGGGCAAGCAGGAGAGGCCGTTCTCCGTCCTGGTCCCGGGGGACATCGTCCACCTCGCCGCGGGGGACATGATCCCGGCGGACCTGCGCATCCTCGTCGCCAAGGACCTCTTCGTCAACCAGTCGGTCCTCACCGGCGAGTCGGAGCCGGTGGAGAAGGTGAGCTCGCCCTGCGTCGGGGGGGCGGAGCGGCCTTCGGGCAACCCCGTGGAGCGCCCGAACCTCGCCTTCATGGGTTCCAACGTGGTGAGCGGCACGGCCGTCGGCGTCGTCCTGGCCACGGGCCGGCAGACCTACTTCGGCTCGGTGGCCGAGTCGCTGGCCACCCGGCGGGAGGCGACGGGCTTCGAGATCGGCGTCCGCCGCACGAGCTGGTTGCTCATCCGCTTCATGGTGGCGATGGTGCCCGTCGTCTTCTTCCTCAACCTGCTCACCAAGAGCGAATGGCTCGACTCGCTCCTCTTCGCCCTCGCGGTCGCCGTCGGGCTGACGCCGGAGATGCTGCCCATGATCGTCAGCGTCGGCCTTGCCAAAGGGGCCGTCATCATGAGCCAGAAGAAGGTGATCGTGAAACGCCTGGGGGCGATGCAGAACTTCGGCGCGATGGACGTCCTGTGCACCGACAAGACGGGGACCCTCACGCAGGACAGGGTCGTCCTCGAGTTCTTCCTGGACGTCCACGGCGACGAGGAGCCGCGCGTCCTCAAGCACGCCTATATCAACAGCTATTTCCAGACCGGGCTCAAGAACGTCCTGGACCGCGCGATCCTGGCCCATGCCGGCGAGGAGTTCGCCTGGATCGAGCAAAACTATGAGAAGGTCGACGAGATCCCCTTCGACTTCGTGCGCAAGCGGATGAGCGTGGTCGTCCGCGACAGGACCGGGAAGACCCAGCTGATCACCAAGGGTGCCGTCGAGGAGCTGCTCGCGATCTCTTCTCATGTCGAATACCGCGGGCAGGTCGTGCCGCTGACCGGCGAGCTGCGGGCGGAGATCCTCACGACGGTCCGGCAGCTGAACGAGAAGGGGCTGCGTGTGATCGCCGTCGCCCAGAAGACCAACCCGCCGGCGGCCGGTGCCTTCACCGTCGCCGACGAGAGCGACATGGTCCTGATGGGCTACCTCGCCTTTCTCGACCCGCCGAAGGAATCGGCTCCGCAGACGATCCGGACCCTGAGAGAGTACGGTGTCAACCTGAAGATCCTCACCGGTGACAGCGACGTGGTCACGCGCGCCATCGCCGGGAAGGTCGACATCCCCGCGGACCGCGTCCTGCTCGGCAGCGACGTCGACCGGATGGACGACGGAGCGCTTCGGCGGGCGGTGGAGGAGACCATGATCTTTGCCAGGCTCACGCCTGCCCACAAGGCGCGCATCGTCAGGGCGCTCCGAGCCAACGGTCACGCGGTGGGCTTCCTCGGCGACGGCATCAACGACGCCCCGGCCATGCATGCGGCCGACATCGGCATCTCCGTCGAGAACGCCGTCGACATCGCGAAGGAAGCGGCGGACATCATCCTCCTGGAGCGGGACCTGCGGGTCGTGGTGGACGGGATCATCGAGGGAAGGAGGACCTTCGGCAACATCGTCAAGTACATCAAGATCACCGCGAGCTCCAACTTCGGCAACGTCTTCTCGGTCCTCGTGGCCAGCTGGCTCCTGCCGTTCCTGCCGATGACGCCGCTGGAGCTGCTCTTCCTCAACCTCACCTACGATCTCGCCATGACCACCATGCCCTGGGATCGGATGGACCGGGAGTACCTGCTCCGCCCCCGCCAGTGGGACGCACCCGCCATCGGCCGGTACATGGTCTGGTTCGGGCCGACGAGCTCCGTCTTCGACGTGACGACGTACGCCCTCATGTTCTTCCTCGTCGCGCCGGCGACGGTCGGCGGCGCCTACGCGGTGCTGCCGGAGCCCCTGAAGGCGCAGTTCGTCGCCCTCTTCCAGAGCGGGTGGTTCGTGGAGAGCCTTTGGACGCAGACGCTGGTCGTCCACATGCTGCGGACCGAGAAGGTTCCCTTCCTGCAGAGTCTCGCCGGCTTGCCCGTGCTGCTGGCCACGGGTGCGGCGGTCGCCGTCGACACCGTCATCCCCTTCACCCGGCTGGGAGCCCACCTAGGCATGAGCCCCCTGCCCGCCTTCTACTTCCCGTGGCTCCTGGCCACGCTGCTCGGCTACCTGACCCTCGCCCAGCGCGTCAAGAGCCGGTTCATCCGGCGGTTCGGCGCGCTGATCTGA
- a CDS encoding ABC transporter permease → MSWVESIWDALLRIGENKLRTFLTMLGIIIGVAAVILLVSVGQGACSSVTAQLEGLGSNLISVTPAGGVQLTAADAQELVGRVPTITAAVPVVTVPNGTVARGRLSYATTVEGTWPQYAAIRDLKVARGRFLQALDENRRLPVAVIGQTVAQELFGGGPAVGQTMEVDGTEVTVVGELAPVGSSFGQNNDDVVFIPLSLAQELAGTDRVGQIMAQARSSQDAQLAANHIATVMDLEHGQPGESQPPVRVFNQTQLLSALGTATQTLTLMLAAIAAISLVVGGIGIMNIMLVTVSERTREIGIRKALGATRRNILAQFLTESAVLSLAGGVVGMAVGTAGSLVIDRLMGFPAVVSWSAILGAFAFAAAVGLFFGVYPAMRAAALDPVEALRYE, encoded by the coding sequence GTGAGCTGGGTCGAGTCGATCTGGGACGCGCTGCTCCGGATCGGGGAGAACAAGCTGCGCACCTTCCTGACCATGCTCGGGATCATCATCGGCGTCGCCGCGGTCATCCTGCTGGTCTCCGTCGGCCAGGGCGCCTGCTCCTCGGTGACCGCGCAGCTGGAGGGGCTGGGGTCGAACCTGATCTCGGTGACGCCGGCGGGCGGCGTGCAGCTGACCGCGGCCGACGCGCAGGAGCTCGTCGGGCGTGTGCCCACCATCACGGCGGCCGTGCCGGTGGTCACCGTGCCGAACGGCACCGTCGCCCGCGGGCGGCTCAGCTACGCGACCACGGTCGAGGGCACCTGGCCGCAGTACGCGGCGATCCGCGACCTGAAGGTGGCGCGGGGACGCTTCCTCCAGGCGCTGGACGAGAACCGCCGCCTGCCCGTGGCGGTGATCGGGCAGACCGTCGCCCAGGAGCTCTTCGGCGGCGGCCCCGCCGTCGGGCAGACGATGGAGGTCGACGGGACCGAGGTCACGGTGGTGGGCGAGCTGGCGCCGGTCGGCTCCAGCTTCGGCCAGAACAACGACGACGTGGTCTTCATACCGCTCAGCCTGGCCCAGGAGCTGGCCGGGACCGACCGCGTCGGCCAGATCATGGCCCAGGCGCGGAGCTCACAGGACGCCCAGCTGGCGGCCAACCACATCGCCACGGTGATGGACCTGGAGCACGGCCAGCCCGGCGAGAGCCAGCCGCCGGTCCGCGTCTTCAACCAGACGCAGCTCCTCTCCGCCCTGGGGACGGCCACGCAGACGCTCACCCTGATGCTGGCGGCCATCGCCGCCATCTCGCTGGTGGTGGGCGGCATCGGGATCATGAACATCATGCTGGTGACGGTCAGCGAGCGGACGCGGGAGATCGGCATCCGCAAGGCGCTCGGGGCGACGCGCCGGAACATCCTGGCGCAGTTCCTGACCGAGTCGGCCGTGCTCAGCCTGGCGGGCGGCGTCGTCGGCATGGCGGTGGGCACGGCCGGCTCGCTGGTGATCGACCGGCTGATGGGCTTCCCCGCGGTGGTCTCCTGGAGCGCCATCCTGGGCGCCTTCGCCTTCGCGGCGGCAGTGGGGCTCTTCTTCGGGGTCTACCCGGCCATGCGGGCGGCGGCGCTCGATCCGGTGGAGGCGCTCCGCTACGAGTGA
- a CDS encoding type I restriction endonuclease subunit R, translating to MRSGIAESDLEEAALEWLESLGWQVQHGPEIAPGAPGGERPDYDRVVLEQRVRATLKRLNPELSPEALEDAFRKLTRPEGATLEARNRAAHRMLVDGVTVEYRADDGGIRGAQARVLDFERPEANDWLAVNQFAVKEKRPHRADVVLFVNGLPLAVVELKNPADEQATVWTAYHQIQTYKEDVPSLFTYNEALVISDGLQARIGSLTADRDRFMRWRVISGEDVADASLTELEVALRGVFDKRRFLQIIRDFIVFEDRGGGNLTKVMAGYHQFHAVNAAVEETLRAAAEQERGPARGGRQGGAPGDRRIGVVWHTQGSGKSLTMVFYAGRIIRHPELRNPTIVVITDRNDLDGQLFGVFSRCRELLRQDPVQAESRVDLRRLLDREAGGVVFTTIQKFFPDEKDASHPVLSRRRNIVVIADEAHRSQYDFIDGFAKHMRDALPNASFIGFTGTPIEKADRNTRQVFGDYISPIYDIQRAVEDGVTVPIYYESRLAKLELDEAERPRIDPDFEDVTEGEEVERKERLKSKWAQLEAVVGAERRIRLIAEDVVEHFERRLEALDGKAMVVCMSRRICVDLYREIVRLRPEWHSDDDDKGVVKVVMTGSASDPLDWQPHIRNKQRRELLANRFRDPNDPFKMVIVRDMWLTGFDAPSLHTMYVDKPLRGHGLMQAIARVNRVFRDKPGGLVVDYLGLAHELKEALATYTESGGKGRAAIDQEEAVAAMLKHYEVCSDLFHGFDWSQWKTGGYQGRIALLPPAQEHILAQHDGKERLLDAVSNLSKAFALAVPHEEALRIRDDVAFFQAVRAALVKRSAGEAKPEEELDHAIRQIVSRAVAPEGVMDLFEAAGLKKPDISILSDEFLAEVRGMPQKNLAVEVLRKLLEGEISARRRRNIVQARSFAEMLEQAIRRYHNRAVEAVQVIEELIALAKQMREADQRGESLGLSDEELAFYDALETNDSAVKVLGDETLRTIARELVESVRQNASIDWTVREDVRAHLRVLVKRILRRHGYPPDKQEKATDTVLKQAEAFAEEWAEA from the coding sequence ATGAGATCGGGTATCGCGGAGTCCGACTTGGAAGAGGCCGCGCTCGAGTGGCTGGAGAGCCTCGGCTGGCAGGTCCAGCACGGCCCCGAAATCGCGCCGGGCGCGCCGGGCGGGGAACGGCCCGACTACGACCGGGTCGTGCTGGAGCAGCGGGTTCGCGCAACTCTCAAGCGGCTGAATCCCGAGTTGTCCCCCGAGGCGCTGGAAGACGCGTTCCGTAAGCTCACACGGCCAGAGGGCGCCACCCTGGAAGCCCGCAACCGCGCTGCGCACCGCATGCTCGTGGACGGCGTGACGGTCGAGTACCGTGCGGATGACGGCGGGATCCGCGGCGCCCAAGCGCGGGTGCTGGACTTCGAGCGCCCCGAGGCGAACGACTGGCTGGCCGTCAACCAGTTCGCGGTGAAGGAGAAGAGGCCGCACCGGGCGGACGTTGTGCTGTTCGTCAACGGCCTGCCTCTGGCCGTGGTGGAGCTCAAGAACCCCGCCGATGAGCAGGCCACCGTCTGGACCGCCTACCACCAGATCCAGACGTACAAGGAAGACGTCCCGTCCCTCTTCACCTACAACGAGGCGCTGGTCATCTCCGATGGCCTCCAGGCGCGCATCGGGTCCCTCACCGCGGACCGGGACCGCTTCATGCGTTGGCGGGTAATCAGCGGGGAGGATGTGGCCGACGCCAGCCTGACCGAGCTCGAGGTCGCGCTCCGCGGGGTCTTCGACAAGCGGCGGTTCCTGCAGATTATTCGGGATTTCATCGTGTTCGAGGACCGGGGCGGCGGCAACCTCACCAAGGTGATGGCGGGCTACCACCAGTTCCATGCGGTCAACGCGGCGGTGGAGGAGACGCTGCGCGCGGCGGCGGAGCAGGAGCGCGGTCCCGCGAGGGGGGGCCGCCAGGGCGGTGCCCCCGGTGACAGGCGCATCGGCGTGGTGTGGCACACGCAAGGCTCCGGCAAGAGCCTGACGATGGTCTTCTACGCCGGTCGGATCATCCGTCACCCCGAGTTGCGGAACCCCACGATCGTCGTGATCACGGACAGGAACGACCTCGACGGGCAGCTCTTCGGCGTGTTCTCGCGGTGCCGGGAGCTGCTGCGCCAGGACCCGGTGCAGGCGGAGTCCCGGGTGGACTTGCGGCGGCTTCTTGACCGGGAGGCGGGCGGGGTCGTCTTCACCACCATCCAGAAGTTCTTCCCGGACGAGAAGGACGCCAGCCACCCCGTCCTGTCCCGGCGGCGCAATATCGTGGTCATCGCCGACGAGGCCCACCGGAGCCAGTACGACTTCATCGACGGCTTTGCGAAGCACATGCGCGACGCCCTGCCGAACGCCTCGTTCATCGGCTTCACCGGAACGCCTATCGAGAAGGCCGACAGGAACACCCGCCAAGTCTTCGGCGATTACATCTCGCCTATCTATGACATCCAGCGGGCCGTCGAGGACGGGGTAACGGTCCCCATCTACTACGAGAGCCGGCTGGCGAAGCTGGAGCTGGACGAGGCGGAGCGCCCGCGGATCGACCCCGACTTCGAGGACGTCACGGAGGGCGAGGAGGTCGAGCGCAAGGAGAGGCTCAAGAGCAAGTGGGCGCAGCTCGAGGCCGTCGTGGGGGCCGAGAGGCGGATCCGGCTCATTGCCGAGGACGTCGTGGAGCACTTCGAGCGGCGGCTCGAGGCTCTCGACGGCAAGGCGATGGTCGTGTGCATGAGCCGCCGGATCTGCGTGGACCTCTACCGCGAGATCGTGCGGCTCCGCCCCGAGTGGCATAGCGACGACGACGACAAAGGCGTCGTCAAGGTGGTCATGACGGGCTCGGCGTCGGACCCGCTGGACTGGCAGCCTCACATCCGCAACAAGCAGAGGCGGGAGTTGCTCGCCAACCGGTTCCGCGACCCGAATGACCCCTTCAAGATGGTCATCGTCCGGGATATGTGGCTCACGGGCTTCGATGCGCCAAGCCTTCACACGATGTACGTCGACAAGCCGCTGCGCGGGCACGGGCTCATGCAGGCCATCGCGCGCGTCAACCGGGTGTTCCGGGACAAGCCCGGCGGCCTGGTGGTGGACTACCTCGGGCTGGCGCACGAGCTGAAGGAAGCGCTGGCGACCTACACCGAGAGCGGCGGCAAGGGGCGGGCCGCGATCGACCAAGAAGAGGCCGTGGCCGCGATGCTCAAGCACTACGAGGTCTGCTCCGACCTGTTCCACGGCTTCGACTGGTCCCAGTGGAAGACCGGAGGGTATCAAGGTCGCATCGCCTTGCTGCCCCCCGCCCAAGAGCACATCCTGGCGCAGCATGACGGCAAGGAGCGCCTCCTGGACGCCGTGTCCAACCTCTCGAAGGCCTTCGCGCTGGCCGTTCCCCACGAGGAGGCCCTGCGGATCCGGGACGACGTGGCCTTCTTCCAGGCCGTCCGGGCGGCCCTGGTGAAGCGCTCCGCCGGCGAGGCCAAGCCGGAGGAGGAGCTCGACCACGCGATCCGGCAGATCGTCTCCCGGGCCGTCGCGCCGGAGGGTGTCATGGACCTGTTCGAGGCCGCGGGCCTGAAGAAGCCCGACATCTCGATCCTGTCGGACGAGTTCCTGGCCGAGGTGCGCGGCATGCCCCAGAAGAACCTCGCGGTGGAGGTGCTGCGGAAGCTCCTCGAGGGGGAGATCTCCGCGCGCAGACGCAGGAACATCGTGCAGGCGCGCTCCTTCGCGGAGATGCTGGAGCAGGCGATCCGCCGATACCATAACCGCGCCGTCGAGGCGGTGCAGGTTATCGAGGAGCTGATCGCGCTCGCCAAGCAGATGCGCGAGGCCGACCAGCGCGGCGAGTCGCTCGGGCTCTCCGACGAGGAACTGGCCTTCTACGACGCCCTGGAGACGAACGACAGCGCGGTGAAGGTTCTCGGCGACGAGACGCTGCGCACCATCGCCCGGGAGCTCGTCGAAAGCGTGCGGCAGAACGCGTCTATCGACTGGACCGTACGGGAGGACGTGCGCGCCCACCTCCGGGTGCTGGTGAAGCGGATCCTGCGGAGGCACGGCTACCCGCCGGACAAGCAGGAGAAGGCGACGGACACCGTGCTCAAGCAGGCCGAGGCCTTCGCGGAGGAGTGGGCCGAGGCATGA